A single region of the Anomaloglossus baeobatrachus isolate aAnoBae1 chromosome 2, aAnoBae1.hap1, whole genome shotgun sequence genome encodes:
- the LOC142285965 gene encoding uncharacterized protein LOC142285965, whose amino-acid sequence MELNMESLRKRKGESIDEVPKKRKLESSEGEKDGTNQSLIKASKRPGGLIQDCIENKRKRGEAMGDKADDGSSVSPKADTEMNMESLRKRKRESIDEVPKRRRTETSEDEKDVPDKSIIKASKRPGSPIQESIVRKRKRGEAMGDKADDGSSMSPRADTEQLSGTTPAESPIIVTGLESFTFHKIIGQGGYGKVMLATHKACKQKVAVKMVNKRLLIEDSRDDILIERQVLEMTRKSPFITRAFSTFQSQDYVFYVMEYLSGGDLRHFLIRNAPLPIPAIRDLKPENILLDSTGHLKIADFGLAATNIFGDTKTSDCVGTYIYRAPEVRNYLHVPELSLCTRLDISMSSAGWTMFLLSFSCLHRFF is encoded by the exons atggagctgaatatggagagtttgaggaaaagaaagggagagagcatagatgaggtgccaaaaaaaagaaaactagaatcatcagagggtgaaaaagatggcaccaaccaaagccttatcaaggctTCAAAGAGACCTGGAGGTCTGATACAGGATTGTATCGAGAAcaagaggaaaaggggagaagcgatgggggacaaagctgatgatggatccagcgtatcccccaaagctgacactgagatgaatatggagagtttgaggaagagaaagagagaaagcatagatgaggtgccaaaaaGAAGGAGAACAGAAACATCAGAGGATGAAAAAGATGTCCCCGACAAAAGCATTATCAaggcttcaaaaagacctggaagcccgatacaagAGAGTATCGTGCGcaagaggaaaaggggagaagcgatgggggacaaagctgatgatggatccagcatGTCCCCCAGAGCTGACACTGAGCAGCTGTCAG GGACAACCCCGGCTGAATCTCCCATCATTGTGACTGGActggagagcttcaccttccataaaatcATTGGACAGGGCGGATAtggtaaa GTCATGCTGGCCACACATAAGGCCTGCAAACAAAAAGTGGCAGTGAAGATGGTAAACAAGAGGCTCCTAATTGAGGACTCAAGAGACGACATACTGATAGAACGACAAGTCctggagatgactaggaagagtccattcattactcgggctttttccaccttccagtcccag GACTACGTATTCTACGTCATGGAATATCTCAGTGGAGGAGACCTTAGACACTTCCTGATACGCAATGCCCCACTTCCCATTCCAGCCATCAG AGACCTAAAACCAGAGAACATTTTACTGGACAGCACCGGTCACTTGAAGATTGCTGATTTCGGTCTAGCCGCAACGAACATCTTTGGTGATACAAAAACTTCAGATTGTGTTGGAACCTATATATACAGGGCTCCTGAGGTGAGGAATTATCTACATGTCCCTGAGTTATCCCTGTGTACAAGGCTGGACATCTCCATGTCTTCTGCTGGCTGGACAATGTTCTTATTGTCTTTTTCATGTCTTCACAGATTTTTCTAG
- the LOC142282036 gene encoding RAC-beta serine/threonine-protein kinase B-like, with translation MATGRHPFYIGGFQRTATKAIINDDPVFPNKLDPQLKAIIKGLLEKSPESRQKFVDNIRDHPFFTEINWTDIEESRACPPFQLPPQEVMTLYKMDLVSSFIKPIKPPIAEEDQKLFGGFTFASDGWKVIKPIPKPAKTHRRTFGSILKDAFHGIWRRIKRWK, from the exons ATGGCTACTGGCAGACATCCATTCTATATAGGTGGATTTCAACGGACCGCCACTAAAGCAATAATCAATGATGATCCCGTCTTCCCAAACAAATTGGACCCCCAACTAAAAGCCATCATTAAGGGG CTCCTGGAGAAGTCGCCAGAAAGTCGGCAAAAATTTGTTGACAATATCAGGGATCATCCATTCTTTACAGAGATTAACTGGACAGATATAGAGGAATCCAGAGCGTGTCCACCATTCCAGCTACCCCCT CAAGAAGTGATGACTTTATATAAAATGGATCTTGTCTCGTCATTCATCAAACCCATTAAACCACCAATAGCTGAAGAAGATCAAAAACTCTTTGGTGGATTCACATTTGCTAGTGATGGATGGAAGGTCATAAAACCGATACCAAAACCTGCAAAAACCCATCGCAG GACATTTGGCAGTATTCTGAAGGACGCCTTCCATGGGATCTGGAGGAGGATAAAACGCTGGAAGTGA